The Fulvia fulva chromosome 6, complete sequence genome includes a window with the following:
- a CDS encoding Saccharopine dehydrogenase [NADP(+), L-glutamate-forming] translates to MTTELSNSKAKKVLLLGSGFVTQPTAVELDKAGVLVTVACRTLKSAQQLAEPLKYANAISLDVSDAKALEEQIAKVDLVISLIPYTFHATVIEAAINQKKDVVTTSYVSDAMMALDQKAKDAGITVFNEIGVDPGVDHLYAVKTIDEVHKAGGKIISFLSYCGGLPAPENSDNPLGYKFSWSPRGVLLAARNNAKFYKDGKVDGVEGPQLMSTAKPYFIYPGFAFEAYPNRDSTPFRQRYNIPEAQTLIRGTLRYQGNPALVQVFHELGLLSEEQQDYLKEPIAWKDAFAKIVGSQSAKENDLTWAVSSKAKFRSTEDKERILAGLRWYGFFSDDKIEPRGTPLDVVCATLEKKQQYFEGERDLLMLQHKFEIEWKDGSKETRTSTLTEYGEPVGSGGYSAMARLVGVPCAVAVLLVLDKTISDKGILAPVTPKYADPIRLKLLEYGIECKEKTIA, encoded by the exons ATGACTACCGAACTTTCAAACAGCAAGGCCAA GAAGGTGCTCCTTCTCGGATCTGGCTTCGTCACGCAGCCAACCGCCGTTGAGCTTGACAAGGCTGGCGTGCTCGTGACTGTTG CCTGCAGAACTCTCAAGTCTGCCCAGCAGCTCGCTGAGCCATTGAAGTACGCCAATGCCATCTCTCTCGATGTCTCTGACGCCAAAGCATTGGAGGAGCAGATTGCCAAGGTCGACCTTGTCATCTCCCTCATCCCATACACCTTCCACGCCACCGTCATCGAGGCGGCTATCAACCAGAAGAAGGACGTCGTCACCACTTCCTACGTCTCCGATGCCATGATGGCACTCGACCAGAAGGCCAAGGACGCCGGCATCACTGTCTTCAACGAGATCGGTGTTGACCCAGGTGTTGACCACTTGTACGCCGTAAAGACCATCGACGAGGTCCACAAGGCCGGTGGCAAGATCATCTCGTTCCTTTCGTACTGCGGTGGCCTTCCAGCACCAGAGAACTCGGACAACCCACTCGGTTACAAGTTCTCTTGGTCGCCTCGTGGTGTCCTTTTGGCAGCCCGCAACAACGCCAAGTTTTACAAGGACGGCAAGGTCGACGGCGTGGAGGGTCCTCAGCTCATGAGCACCGCCAAGCCATACTTCATCTACCCTGGCTTCGCATTCGAAGCCTACCCCAACAGAGACAGCACTCCATTCCGTCAGCGCTACAACATTCCAGAAGCACAGACTCTTATCCGCGGCACTCTCCGATACCAGGGCAACCCAGCTCTTGTCCAGGTCTTCCATGAGCTCGGACTCCTCAGCGAGGAGCAGCAAGATTACCTCAAGGAGCCAATTGCGTGGAAGGACGCCTTTGCCAAGATTGTGGGATCTCAGAGTGCAAAGGAGAACGACCTCACATGGGCAGTCAGCTCCAAGGCCAAGTTCAGGAGCACCGAGGACAAGGAGCGCATTCTCGCAGGTCTGCGATGGTACGGCTTCTTCAGCGACGACAAGATCGAGCCACGCGGTACACCTCTGGACGTCGTCTGCGCCACTCTTGAGAAGAAGCAACAGTACTTCGAGGGCGAGCGTGACCTTCTCATGCTCCAGCACAAGTTTGAGATTGAGTGGAAGGATGGCAGCAAGGAGACTCGCACATCCACACTCACTGAGTATGGTGAGCCAGTCGGCAGTGGCGGCTACAGCGCCATGGCACGACTTGTGGGTGTGCCATGTGCTGTTGCAGTGCTCTTGGTACTTGACAAGACCATCAGTGACAAGGGTATTCTCGCACCAGTCACGCCCAAGTATGCCGACCCGATTCGCCTCAAGCTGTTGGAGTACGGCATCGAGTGCAAGGAGAAGACTATCGCATAG
- a CDS encoding Major facilitator superfamily domain-containing protein 10: MAVSAVQRKKVLRVLVISLILDLVSFTFILPLFPKLLEFYRNVETQSDSTLLANVIHGLNAYKNSFEKPINDRYDIVLLGGALGSLFSLCQAIASPIIGTLSDRYGRRTALLWSMTGNIASVALWCAATDFRTFLASRIVGGLSEGNVQLALAIATDISTDQDRGKTMALVGACFSVAFTFGPALGAWLSTITTVSANPFATAAGVSLALIVTETIYIYYALPETHPTNQTPITEPGTSYADAVKEGTGKRERTNSHTLLNLTHFSFILFFSGMEFSLPFMTYDLFAYGSKDSGKLLGFIGLVASVLQGGVTRRMHPLRVVQLGVASAAVAFFLLSRLQTQGALYGAATLLAITSSTVVTGLNSLSSFEASADRRGEKLGHHRGFGQVGRALGPLIFCSLYWWAGRETAYIIGGSGMVAVTGLVFGGLKPPKGLEMKKPAKAVKANGTAVKAQ; the protein is encoded by the exons ATGGCAGTGTCAGCTGTACAGCGCAAGAAGGTGCTCAGAGTGCTTGTTATATCCTTGATCTTGGACCTG GTATCCTTTACCTTCATCTTGCCTCTGTTCCCGAAACTCCTCGAGTTCTACCGCAATGTCGAAACCCAGTCCGATTCGACCCTCCTCGCGAACGTCATCCACGGCTTGAACGCCTACAAGAACAGCTTCGAGAAGCCCATCAATGATCGTTATGACATCGTCCTGCTAGGAGGAGCATTGGGCTCCCTGTTCTCATTATGTCAAGCGATAGCCTCGCCGATCATCGGGACTCTCTCGGATAGATATGGACGAAGGACAGCACTTCTCTGGTCAATGACCGGAAACATCGCCTCAGTCGCACTATGGTGTGCAGCAACAGACTTCCGCACTTTCCTGGCAAGCAGAATCGTTGGTGGTCTGAGCGAGGGCAATGTGCAGCTGGCTCTCGCCATCGCGACAGACATCAGTACCGACCAGGACCGCGGTAAGACAATGGCCTTGGTCGGAGCTTGCTTCTCGGTGGCCTTCACCTTCGGCCCAGCTTTGGGCGCATGGCTGTCGACCATCACTACCGTATCTGCCAATCCATTCGCAACAGCAGCTGGCGTCAGCTTGGCTCTGATCGTAACGGAGACCATTTACATCTACTACGCGCTGCCCGAGACACACCCAACGAACCAGACTCCGATCACAGAGCCTGGCACGTCGTACGCAGATGCAGTCAAGGAGGGCACTGGCAAGAGGGAGAGGACGAACAGTCATACCCTGCTCAACTTGACGCACTTTAGCTTCATTCTCTTCTTCAGCGGCATGGAGTTTTCGCTACCTTTCATGACCTACGACCTCTTTGCATACGGCAGTAAGGACTCTGGAAAGCTTCTTGGTTTCATTGGCCTGGTCGCGAGTGTCCTCCAAGGAGGTGTTACCAGACGTATGCATCCACTGCGAGTCGTTCAGCTTGGTGTTGCAAGTGCGGCAGTAGCGTTCTTCTTGCTCTCGCGACTTCAGACACAGGGTGCCCTGTATGGCGCAGCAACGTTGCTGGCTATCACAAGCAGCACTGTCGTGACCGGTCTGAACAGCTTGAGCAGTTTCGAGGCCAGCGCAGATCGGAGAGGAGAAAAGCTAGGACACCACAGAGGTTTCGGTCAGGTAGGACGAGCACTCGGACCCCTTATCTTCTGCTCGCTATACTGGTGGGCTGGTAGGGAGACAGCATACATCATTGGAGGTAGTGGCATGGTGGCGGTAACTGGTCTGGTCTTTGGAGGACTGAAGCCACCGAAGGGTCTGGAGATGAAGAAGCCAGCCAAAGCTGTGAAGGCAAACGGGACCGCAGTCAAGGCCCAGTAG